From a region of the Arachis ipaensis cultivar K30076 chromosome B09, Araip1.1, whole genome shotgun sequence genome:
- the LOC107618380 gene encoding transcription termination factor MTEF18, mitochondrial gives MSHFRKFQLTHFISKISHTCLKPSQNPRFHSAKSAPQSAQKNCDFKFPSKVRREAQAALLEYLHSTRSLQFLDADNMCKNSPFFLDDILRKVLQKNDTAASDVKKSISRYLRYHPINEFEPFFESTGLKPFEYLHLLPRDMMFINDDTVLMENYHTLCNYGVPRNKMGKIFKDSPQVFRYESGVLVSKFQNYEELGVASSTLVKVISLNPRVLVGDVNLYLVKVLKKLNHLVGEEKGSTWIEEQLLDESSCNFGVMHELLCLLEKVYSDEKLLGEMIGQHPFVVFEDSGVWALSLIGFLVKLGLSLDQIAIIFVEFPQIGVLMFLSNLHKCFTFLSDIDMHAAEIGKIFQSHSLLMGSFTIKKSSSLLSSLNVGKKRLCKLVQDNPEGMQNWAVGKKIQPYPEDKETRALKTEFLKTKFLLSLGYEENSGGIKQAFKLFRGKGDELQERFDFIVNAGLDVKDVREMIKASPQILNQTTDMINTKIEYLVNEGYPISSLVNFPSFLSYTLCRVKLRLSMYNWLRDHRVVHPRLALSTIVACSEELFLRLYVNQHPSGFQVWQDLKSEIYSER, from the coding sequence ATGTCCCATTTCCGGAAATTCCAATTAACACACTTCATCTCCAAAATTTCCCATACTTGCCTTAAACCTTCACAAAACCCTAGATTCCACAGCGCCAAATCTGCACCCCAATCCGCACAAAAAAACTGTGATTTCAAGTTCCCCTCGAAGGTCAGAAGGGAAGCACAAGCCGCATTGCTCGAGTACCTTCATTCCACAAGGAGCTTGCAGTTCCTTGACGCAGACAACATGTGCAAAAACTCGCCCTTTTTCCTCGACGATATTCTGAGGAAGGTTCTTCAGAAGAACGACACTGCTGCCAGCGACGTCAAGAAATCGATCTCGCGTTACCTCCGTTACCATCCAATTAACGAGTTTGAACCATTCTTTGAGAGTACAGGTTTGAAGCCTTTTGAATACTTGCACCTTCTTCCAAGGGACATGATGTTCATCAACGATGACACTGTGTTGATGGAGAATTACCATACTCTGTGTAACTATGGTGTTCCCAGGAACAAAATGGGGAAGATCTTCAAGGATTCACCTCAAGTTTTTCGATATGAAAGTGGGGTTCTGGTGTCCAAGTTTCAGAATTATGAAGAGCTTGGTGTTGCTTCTTCAACTTTGGTAAAGGTGATTTCTTTGAACCCTAGGGTTTTGGTTGGGGATGTTAACCTTTATCTTGTGAAGGttttgaagaagttaaaccatCTTGTTGGTGAAGAAAAGGGTAGTACTTGGATTGAGGAGCAGTTGTTGGATGAGAGTAGCTGTAATTTTGGGGTTATGCATGAGCTCTTGTGCTTGCTTGAGAAGGTTTACAGTGACGAGAAATTGTTGGGTGAGATGATTGGCCAGCACCCTTTTGTTGTTTTTGAGGATTCTGGAGTTTGGGCATTGTCCCTCATTGGGTTCTTGGTGAAATTAGGGTTGTCCTTGGACCAGATAGCTATAATTTTTGTCGAGTTTCCGCAAATTGGGGTGTTGATGTTTCTGTCGAATTTGCACAAGTGTTTTACGTTCCTGTCTGATATCGATATGCATGCTGCAGAGATTGGGAAGATTTTCCAGTCTCATTCCTTGCTGATGGGTTCATTCACTATTAAGAAAAGTAGTAGTTTGCTCAGTAGCTTGAATGTTGGCAAGAAAAGGCTCTGTAAGTTAGTGCAGGATAATCCAGAAGGGATGCAGAATTGGGCTGTGGGGAAGAAAATTCAGCCTTATCCTGAGGATAAGGAAACAAGGGCTCTGAAAACAGAGTTCTTGAAAACAAAGTTCTTGTTGAGCCTTGGATACGAAGAGAACTCGGGGGGAATAAAACAGGCTTTTAAGCTGTTCAGAGGTAAGGGAGATGAGCTTCAGGAGAGATTTGATTTTATTGTTAATGCTGGCTTGGATGTTAAGGATGTTCGCGAAATGATTAAGGCTTCACCTCAGATTCTTAATCAGACCACAGATATGATCAACACGAAAATTGAGTATCTTGTGAATGAAGGATATCCTATATCAAGTTTAGTCAATTTCCCATCTTTTCTCTCCTATACACTTTGTAGAGTTAAGCTTAGGTTATCAATGTATAATTGGCTTAGAGACCATAGAGTTGTTCACCCCAGGCTTGCTTTGAGCACTATAGTTGCATGCTCAGAGGAATTATTCTTACGGTTGTATGTAAATCAGCATCCATCTGGCTTTCAAGTTTGGCAAGATTTGAAGTCTGAAATTTATTCTGAGAGATAA